From the Paenibacillus tianjinensis genome, the window TAGGGTTGCTTCTGATCCTGTTTATTATTCATTTTACCCTCTATAATAGCAATTAGCGAGGGGAAATAATACACGAAGGGAAGAGGAAAATGAACAAAATTACGGAGAAGAAGCTGACGCAGCCGGGGAATACAACAATCAAAGACGAGTTCTGGGGACGCTACATCCGGCTGGTGCAGGATGTCGTTATCCCTTATCAATATGAGGCACTGCATGACCGCGTGCCGGAAGCTGAACTAAGCCATGCGATCGCCAATTTTGAAATTGCTGCCGGGAGAAGGGCGGGAGAATTTAAAGGCTGGGTGTTCCAGGACAGTGACGTCGCCAAATGGCTGGAGGCAGTCGGATACTCCCTTAAGCTGAAGCCGGATCCTGGGCTGGAGCGCCAGGCGGATGAGGTTATCGATCTGATCGGCGAGGCGCAGCAGGAGGACGGTTATCTGAACACTTATTTTACGGTTAAAGAACCGGGGAAACGCTGGACCAATCTTCAGGACTGCCATGAGCTGTATTGTGCCGGTCATTTCATCGAGGCTGCTGTGGCGTATTATGAAGCTACCGGAAAAGATAAGCTGCTGAACATCATGCGCAGGGTAGTTGATCACATTGATTCGGTCTTTGGCCCGGAAGAGGGAAGGCTCAAGGGCTATGACGGGCATCAGGAAATTGAACTAGCACTCGTGAAGCTGCACCTGCTTACCGGGAACGAGAAGTACCTGAAGCTTAGCAGCTTCTTCATCGACCAGCGGGGACAAGAGCCGAACTTTCTGCACCAGGAATGGGAGAGCCGGGGGCGAATCACCCATTGGAGCGGTAAAACAGACCATATCGATCTTGCCTATTTTCAGGCGCATCTTCCAGTCCGTGAGCAGAGCGTGGCTGTAGGACATTCCGTTCGTGCCGTCTATATGTATACAGCCATGGCGGATTTGGCGCTGCTTAACGGAGACAGGGCGCTGCGCGATGCTTGCGTACGGCTGTGGAATAATATGACGGAGAAGCAAATGTATATCTCAGGAGGCATCGGCTCTACGCATCATGGTGAGGCATTCACCTTTGATTACGATCTGCCTAACGATACGATCTATGCAGAGACCTGTGCTTCTATCGGATTGATCTTTTTTGCCCAGCGGATGCTGAGGCTTGCTCCCGAGGCCCGGTATGCGGATATAATGGAGCGGGCGCTATACAACAATGTGCTCGGCTCCATGGCTCAAGACGGCAAACATTATTTCTACGTAAACCCGCTGGAGGTATGGCCGCAGGCCTGCAGCTGCAATCCCGGCAAACATCATGTGAAACCGGAGCGCCAGGGTTGGTTCGGCTGTGCCTGCTGTCCGCCTAATGTAGCGCGACTCCTGACTTCGCTGAATCAGTATATCTACACAGTACATGGTGATACGCTCTATACGAATCTGTATATCGGCAACGAATCGAACTTCACGCTTGGCGGGACCGAAGTGGCTATCACCCTGGAGAGCCGTTTTCCGTGGGAAGGCAAGGTTTCGATGAAGGTGAATCCGGAACAATCCGGGGATTTCGGCATCGCGCTGCGTATCCCATCCTGGAGTGATGGGGAAGAGATCAAGGTAAATGGCGAAGTAGTGAGTTTCTCCGAGAGCCTGGAACAGGGTTATGTGGTTATCCGCCGAGAATGGAAGGCGGATGATGTGATTGAATTGAACTTTCCGATGGAAGCGCACCGTGTCTATGCCCATCCGAACCTGCGGGCTGATGCCGGGAAGACAGCCATTCAGCGCGGGCCGCTGGTATATTGTCTTGAAGGCGCTGACAATGGCGATCTGCTGAGCTCTATTTCCATAAGTAAGACCGGAGGCTTCATGGAAACCTTTGATGGGGGATTGCTTGGCGGAGCCGTAGTGGTGAAAACAGCGGGCTGCCGTGTAGATGAGCGGAGCTGGAATGACGGACTTTACAGCAGAACAAAGGCTGCAGAAATGCCGGTTGAAGTAACGGCCATCCCATATTATCTATGGGGCAACCGCGGCAGCGGTGAGATGAAGGTATGGATACCAGAGGCAGAACGGCAGAGCTTGCCAAGGTGAACGTAAACGGGTTCATTACCGGTGGTGGAATCACCTTCACGGGGGTGACAGTGAAGAGTCATTCAGTCCGAACTACTGGTTCATGCAGATTAAGCAAGGAAAATGGCGGCTCGTTACCATTGACTGACATTAACTAATATTAACCATCTTCTTTGGCTTACAAGGTGAAGCTGCACCACAACAAACAACCCGGTTGTACCGCTACAGCGGACATCCGGGTTGTTTGTTGTGGAATTATTAGCTCAGGCGTTATTTCCGCCCGTATAACTGCTTAACCTAGGACTACAACCACTTGGTGAACAGCACCATCACCAACAGGAGCAATGATGTTGCCTTCAACAGCTGCGCCGTCAAGTGTCAGGCTGGCAACACCCTTGGACACATGGCTCGGGTTCTGGATAGAAATGACGTAAGTATCTCCCCGGAACACACGGGTGATTTCGAAGCCGTCCCACTCTGCAGGGATACAAGGATCTACTTTCAGACCGGCGAAATCAGCCTGGATACCGAGAATGGACTGTGTAATGGCTACATAGTTCCAAGCAGCTGTACCAGTCAGCCAGGAGTTTTTAGCTTCACCATGACGTACGGCATCTTTACCTGCGATCATTTGCGAGTACACATATGGTTCCATACGGTGCACTTCACTGATGTCTTCCAGGTAGGCCGGAGCGATTTTTTTGTAAATTTCGAAGGCTCTGTCGCCGTGTCCAAGGACAGTTTCAGCGATCATGATCCATGGATTGTTATGGCAGAAAATACCGGCATTTTCTTTGTAGCCCGGAGGGTACGTAGAAATTTCACCCAGGTTCAGATAGTACTTGGAGTACGGAGGCTGCTGCAATACGATACCGTAATCCGTATCCAGACGTTCCTGAACGGAAGTCAGCGCTCTTGCAGCTTCACCATTTTCAACACCGATACCCGCCATTACGCACATACCCTGCGGCTCGATGAAGATTTGGCCTTCTTCGTTTTCCTTACTGCCAATCTTGTCGCCGTAATGGTCATAAGCACGCAGGAACCAGTCTCCGTCGAAACCGTGCGTCAGCGTGATTTCACGCATGTTGTCGATCTTCGCAACAGCATCTGCAGCTACATCGTCAAGACCGCGCATGCGGCAGATTTCTGCATAGTCCGGTCCAACGAAGACGAACAGACCTGCGATGAACACGGATTCTGCTACGCCGCCTGCGATATTCTCAGTCGTCTGGAACGATTCTCCCGGCTCGGTAGAGAAGCAGTTAAGGTTCAGACAGTCATTCCAGTCCGCGCGCCCGATCAGCGGCAGGCCGTGTGGTCCGAGATTGTTCGTCACATGCTCGAAGGAACGTTTCAAGTGCTCGAACAGGGTAGCGGTGTTATTAGGGTTGCTGTCAAACGGAACCTGCTCATCCAGAATCGAATAGTCGCCGGTTTCCTTAATGTAGGCAGCTGTTCCCGAGATCAGCCAGAGCGGATCATCGTTAAAGCCGGAGCCGACTTCGTTGTTGCCCTTCTTAGTGAGCGGCTGGTACTGGTGATATGCGCTGCCGTCAGGGAACTGGGTAGCAGCAATATCAAGAATACGTTCTCTGGCACGCTCAGGAATCTGGTGTACGAAGCCGAGCAAGTCCTGGTTGGAATCGCGGAAGCCCATACCGCGGCCAATCCCGGATTCGAAGTAGGAAGCGGAACGGGACATGTTGAAGGTAACCATACATTGGTATGGATTCCAGATGTTAACCATGCGGTTCAGCTTGTCGTCGCCGCTTTGAATCTGGTATTTGGACAGCAGGTTATCCCAGTGTGCAGCCAGTACAGCCAGAGCCGCGTCAACTTGAGCATCTGTAGCGAACTGTTCGATAACAGCCAGCGCCGGTTTTTTGTTGATGACATTCAGGGATTCCCATTTCTCATCTTCAGGGTTCTCGATGTAGCCGAGTACGAAGATGAAGCTTTGCTCTTCGCCTGGCTCCAGCGTGATTTCCAGAGCATGGGAGCCGATTGGCGACCAGCCGGAAGCTACGGAGTTAGTGGCTTCACCAGCAGCAACTGCCTGTGGAGCGTCAAGACCATTATACATACCCACGAAGGATTCGCGGTCGGTATCAAAGCCGGCGATTTCTTTGTTTACCGAATAGAAAGCGTAGTGATTTCTGCGCTCGCGGTATTCCGTTTTGTGATAGATAACAGAATCCTTCACTTCAACTTCACCAGTGCTCAGGTTGCGCTGGAAGTTGGTCATATCATCATTGGCATTCCACAGACAGAATTCGGCAAAAGAGAACAGCTTCACTGTCTTTTTCGCGGAGCCGGTGTTCTTCACAACAAGGCGGTGTACTTCAGCATTATGGCCCATTGGTACAAAAGCCAGCTGATTTACGGAGATCCCGTTCCGCTCACCTGTAATGGAGGTGTAGCCCAGACCGTGGCGGCAT encodes:
- a CDS encoding glycoside hydrolase family 127 protein, giving the protein MNKITEKKLTQPGNTTIKDEFWGRYIRLVQDVVIPYQYEALHDRVPEAELSHAIANFEIAAGRRAGEFKGWVFQDSDVAKWLEAVGYSLKLKPDPGLERQADEVIDLIGEAQQEDGYLNTYFTVKEPGKRWTNLQDCHELYCAGHFIEAAVAYYEATGKDKLLNIMRRVVDHIDSVFGPEEGRLKGYDGHQEIELALVKLHLLTGNEKYLKLSSFFIDQRGQEPNFLHQEWESRGRITHWSGKTDHIDLAYFQAHLPVREQSVAVGHSVRAVYMYTAMADLALLNGDRALRDACVRLWNNMTEKQMYISGGIGSTHHGEAFTFDYDLPNDTIYAETCASIGLIFFAQRMLRLAPEARYADIMERALYNNVLGSMAQDGKHYFYVNPLEVWPQACSCNPGKHHVKPERQGWFGCACCPPNVARLLTSLNQYIYTVHGDTLYTNLYIGNESNFTLGGTEVAITLESRFPWEGKVSMKVNPEQSGDFGIALRIPSWSDGEEIKVNGEVVSFSESLEQGYVVIRREWKADDVIELNFPMEAHRVYAHPNLRADAGKTAIQRGPLVYCLEGADNGDLLSSISISKTGGFMETFDGGLLGGAVVVKTAGCRVDERSWNDGLYSRTKAAEMPVEVTAIPYYLWGNRGSGEMKVWIPEAERQSLPR
- a CDS encoding GH36-type glycosyl hydrolase domain-containing protein produces the protein MKFGTFDDTRKEYVINTPKTPYPWINYLGNEQFFGLISNTAGGYTFYRDARMRRLTRYRYNNIPLDTGGRYYYLYDDGDFWTPGWMPVKRDLDFYECRHGLGYTSITGERNGISVNQLAFVPMGHNAEVHRLVVKNTGSAKKTVKLFSFAEFCLWNANDDMTNFQRNLSTGEVEVKDSVIYHKTEYRERRNHYAFYSVNKEIAGFDTDRESFVGMYNGLDAPQAVAAGEATNSVASGWSPIGSHALEITLEPGEEQSFIFVLGYIENPEDEKWESLNVINKKPALAVIEQFATDAQVDAALAVLAAHWDNLLSKYQIQSGDDKLNRMVNIWNPYQCMVTFNMSRSASYFESGIGRGMGFRDSNQDLLGFVHQIPERARERILDIAATQFPDGSAYHQYQPLTKKGNNEVGSGFNDDPLWLISGTAAYIKETGDYSILDEQVPFDSNPNNTATLFEHLKRSFEHVTNNLGPHGLPLIGRADWNDCLNLNCFSTEPGESFQTTENIAGGVAESVFIAGLFVFVGPDYAEICRMRGLDDVAADAVAKIDNMREITLTHGFDGDWFLRAYDHYGDKIGSKENEEGQIFIEPQGMCVMAGIGVENGEAARALTSVQERLDTDYGIVLQQPPYSKYYLNLGEISTYPPGYKENAGIFCHNNPWIMIAETVLGHGDRAFEIYKKIAPAYLEDISEVHRMEPYVYSQMIAGKDAVRHGEAKNSWLTGTAAWNYVAITQSILGIQADFAGLKVDPCIPAEWDGFEITRVFRGDTYVISIQNPSHVSKGVASLTLDGAAVEGNIIAPVGDGAVHQVVVVLG